DNA from Planctomycetia bacterium:
GGTCTGGGCAACCCTGTTATTTGTAGGCGGTTATGGCCTGCAATTCGTTGGGCACGCCATTGAGGGCAACGATGCTGGTGAACTGATTCTGGTGAAGAAATGGCTAGGCAAACCCTACATTGCTGTAGCGCCTCAATTTAATGAGCCTGTGGCCAGTCCTTCACAATCCTGATCTTCATTCAGCCTTAATCCCGCGGAAGCCTGCCAGCTTCCGCGGTTTCGTTTTGTCTGCCAATTCGTTTCGATGTGAATCAACAGCCAGTTAAAGCATAAAATGCCAGCATGGCAAAACCGCAACTGCCCATCTACATGGATAACCATGCCACCACTCGGACCGATCCCCGTGTCGTGGATGCCATGCTTCCTTATTTCTCTGAACACTTTGGCAATGCTGCCAGCCGAATGCATGTGTTTGGACAATACGCAGAACAGATAGTAAAAACTGCACGCCAGCAGATCGCAGGGTGTATTGGTGCAGAACCTCGCGAATTGATCTTCACCAGCGGCGCTACTGAGAGCAATAACCTTGCCATCAAAGGTGTAGCCCATCAACTGGCAGATCGTGGCAAGCACCTGGTTACTCTTACCACCGAACATCGCTCGGTACTGGATACCTGTGCACATTTAGAGAGTGATGGCTGGCGGGTTACCCGTGTACCGGTTCAACCCGATGGCCTGGTCGAATTATCACAACTGAAAGCAGCACTGCAGCCGGATACTGTTTTGGTCAGCATCATGCTGGCCAACAATGAAATCGGCATTATTCAGCCCATCAGAGAACTGTGCAGCATCTGTCACGAGCGAGGCATCCTGTTTCATACCGATGCAACACAGGCTGTGGGGAAGATACCAGTCAATGTCAGAGAACTGGAAATCGACCTGCTCAGTTTCACCGCACACAAACTCTATGGCCCCAAGGGTGTGGGAGCGCTCTTTATTCGCAGGCAAGGCAGCCGAGTCAGATTAGAACCATTGATTGATGGTGGCGGACATGAACAGGGGCTGCGTTCGGGCACGCTGGCAGTTCCTCTGATCGTTGGTTTTGCAGAAGCATGCCGATTGGCTGCGAGTGAAATGCCAATGGAATCAGTTCGACTGTTGCAATTACGTGAAAGACTCTGGCAGGGGTTGCAATCGAAAATTCAACACATCAGACTCAACGGTGCCTGGGAACCGAGGCTGCCAGGCAACTTGAACATCAGTCTCGATTGGGTGAAAGGCGAATCGCTCTTACTGGAACTGAAGGACATTGCGTTGAGTTCAGGTTCAGCCTGTACTTCGATGGATAGCGAGCCTAGCCATGTTCTGCGAGCGTTGGGCCTTGATGAAGAGCAAGCCGATGCCAGCCTGCGTTTCGGTCTGGGCCGGTTCAATACATCGGATGAAGTAGATTACGCCATCGAACGAGTAGCAGAGGTGGTAGCAAGGTTACGACAACTGAGTTCCGCTGCTTCATAGGATGAACCAGTAGAAACAACCTCCACGGATAATGACCATGCGTCGACATGATGGCCGGGCTGCCGATCAACTTCGTCCCTTGACTTTTCAACTGGATGCACCGGGGTGGGCCGCTGGGCGGGTATTATCGCAATTGGGCAAGACGATTGTTCTTTGTACCTGCAGCATCGATCCCAAGGTGCCCGAATTTCTCGAAGGTCAGGGGAAAGGCTGGCTGACCGCCGAGTACAACATGCTCCCCGGCAGCACGCAAGGTCGCAAGACGCGCGATCGGGGTGGCAAGATTGATGGCCGAAGCGTGGAAATACAGCGGCTGATTGGTCGAAGCCTGCGTGCTGTGGTTGATCTCTCGCAACTGGGTGAACGGACTCTGTGGGTAGACTGCGATGTATTGCAG
Protein-coding regions in this window:
- the rph gene encoding ribonuclease PH, with protein sequence MRRHDGRAADQLRPLTFQLDAPGWAAGRVLSQLGKTIVLCTCSIDPKVPEFLEGQGKGWLTAEYNMLPGSTQGRKTRDRGGKIDGRSVEIQRLIGRSLRAVVDLSQLGERTLWVDCDVLQADGGTRVTAINGAWLAVYQALRRTADKYGYDPDKILPESVAAVSVGLLGDEVLLDLDYLEDKDADVDVNLVMTGAGSMIEVQAGGEEATFIPEQLQEMLRLGQQGIAEITEQQRKHLS
- a CDS encoding DUF962 domain-containing protein, giving the protein MQQRSRWVPQPFGPGWLKEWLKRHQNPISFVLHMIGIPMTIVAIVLLAMDVSSMSMWVWATLLFVGGYGLQFVGHAIEGNDAGELILVKKWLGKPYIAVAPQFNEPVASPSQS
- a CDS encoding IscS subfamily cysteine desulfurase — its product is MAKPQLPIYMDNHATTRTDPRVVDAMLPYFSEHFGNAASRMHVFGQYAEQIVKTARQQIAGCIGAEPRELIFTSGATESNNLAIKGVAHQLADRGKHLVTLTTEHRSVLDTCAHLESDGWRVTRVPVQPDGLVELSQLKAALQPDTVLVSIMLANNEIGIIQPIRELCSICHERGILFHTDATQAVGKIPVNVRELEIDLLSFTAHKLYGPKGVGALFIRRQGSRVRLEPLIDGGGHEQGLRSGTLAVPLIVGFAEACRLAASEMPMESVRLLQLRERLWQGLQSKIQHIRLNGAWEPRLPGNLNISLDWVKGESLLLELKDIALSSGSACTSMDSEPSHVLRALGLDEEQADASLRFGLGRFNTSDEVDYAIERVAEVVARLRQLSSAAS